A region of Kribbella sp. NBC_01245 DNA encodes the following proteins:
- a CDS encoding TlyA family RNA methyltransferase produces MAKAVRRARLDAELVRRGLARSRDHAGELIAAGRVKVSGTVATKPATGVGADAAIVVDTSEMDDPGYASRGAHKLVGALEAFKELTVDGKRCLDAGASTGGFTDVLLRNGAQHVFAVDVGYGQLVWALQTDDRVTVMDRTNVRTLTPETLGEQVALVVSDLSFISLTLVLPALIAVTQPEGDLVLMVKPQFEVGKERLGKGGVVRDPELRADAVRGVAAKATDLGWGIAGVAASPLPGPSGNVEYFLWIRRSAPPLDETMLRTAVETGPQ; encoded by the coding sequence GTGGCTAAAGCGGTACGACGTGCCCGGCTGGACGCCGAGCTGGTCCGGCGCGGCCTGGCGCGATCCCGGGACCATGCGGGCGAGTTGATCGCTGCTGGCCGGGTGAAGGTCTCAGGAACTGTCGCGACCAAACCGGCGACAGGAGTCGGCGCAGACGCGGCAATCGTCGTGGACACGTCTGAGATGGATGACCCGGGTTATGCGTCTAGAGGTGCGCACAAGCTCGTCGGCGCGCTAGAGGCGTTCAAAGAGCTCACTGTCGACGGCAAGCGGTGTCTAGACGCAGGAGCGTCTACCGGCGGCTTCACCGACGTCCTGCTGCGTAACGGCGCACAGCACGTCTTTGCCGTTGACGTCGGCTATGGCCAGCTTGTCTGGGCCCTTCAGACTGATGACCGGGTGACGGTGATGGATCGCACCAACGTGCGGACGCTCACGCCCGAGACGCTGGGGGAGCAGGTCGCGTTGGTCGTCAGCGATCTGTCGTTCATCTCGCTGACGCTGGTGCTGCCCGCGCTGATCGCGGTGACGCAGCCGGAAGGCGATCTCGTGCTGATGGTCAAACCCCAGTTCGAGGTCGGCAAGGAGCGGCTCGGCAAGGGCGGCGTGGTGCGCGATCCGGAGCTACGGGCCGACGCGGTGCGCGGAGTGGCGGCAAAAGCCACGGACCTGGGCTGGGGAATCGCCGGAGTCGCGGCCAGCCCGTTGCCCGGTCCGTCCGGAAATGTCGAGTATTTCCTGTGGATACGCCGTTCGGCACCGCCGCTCGATGAGACGATGCTCCGGACTGCTGTCGAGACGGGACCGCAGTGA
- a CDS encoding NAD kinase, with protein sequence MAVSEPRRVLLVTHTGREHAIEVARKAHSLLTAAGISVRVGGADADVLALDPVEVAQDPDKAALDVELIMVLGGDGSILRGAELARPHGTPVLGVNLGHVGFLAEAEYEDLERTVQSVVDRKYTVEERMTLDISVYADGELVTETWALNEASVEKAARERMLEVMVEVDGRPLSRWGCDGVVCATPTGSTAYAFSAGGPVVWPEVEAILMVPLSAHALYSRPMVVGPGSTVSIELVRASEGLGVMWCDGRRTVELPRAARIDVRRGKTPVRLARVHEAPFTDRLVAKFDLPVLGWRGTAERKNGRSG encoded by the coding sequence ATGGCCGTGAGCGAGCCGCGTCGCGTGCTGCTGGTCACCCATACCGGTCGCGAACACGCCATCGAGGTCGCCCGAAAGGCGCACAGCCTGCTCACCGCCGCCGGGATCTCCGTGCGCGTGGGCGGTGCCGACGCCGATGTGCTCGCGCTGGACCCGGTCGAGGTGGCCCAAGACCCGGACAAGGCCGCCCTCGACGTCGAGCTGATCATGGTGCTCGGCGGCGACGGCTCGATCCTGCGCGGCGCCGAGCTGGCCCGCCCGCACGGCACCCCCGTGCTCGGTGTGAACCTCGGCCACGTCGGCTTCCTGGCCGAAGCGGAGTACGAGGACCTCGAGCGCACGGTGCAGTCCGTGGTCGACCGCAAGTACACCGTCGAGGAGCGGATGACCCTCGACATCTCCGTGTACGCCGATGGCGAGCTCGTCACCGAGACCTGGGCGCTGAACGAGGCGAGCGTGGAGAAGGCCGCCCGCGAGCGAATGCTCGAGGTGATGGTCGAGGTCGATGGGCGGCCGTTGTCCCGTTGGGGCTGCGATGGCGTGGTCTGTGCGACGCCGACCGGTTCGACCGCCTACGCGTTCTCCGCCGGCGGTCCGGTGGTGTGGCCGGAGGTCGAGGCCATCCTGATGGTGCCGCTGAGCGCGCACGCGTTGTACTCGCGGCCAATGGTGGTTGGGCCCGGGTCGACCGTGTCGATCGAGCTGGTGCGCGCCTCGGAAGGCCTGGGCGTGATGTGGTGTGACGGCCGCCGGACGGTGGAGCTTCCCCGTGCGGCGCGCATCGACGTACGGCGCGGTAAAACCCCGGTGCGACTGGCGAGGGTGCACGAGGCGCCCTTCACCGATCGCCTGGTAGCCAAGTTCGACCTGCCGGTGCTGGGCTGGCGGGGCACTGCCGAGCGTAAGAACGGACGGTCTGGCTGA
- a CDS encoding copper transporter, translating into MIDFRYHIVSIVAIFFALGAGVVLGAGPLKGTASQVVQDQAQRDRNALENARAELIQAKALEKYRDDYVTKVTGSMTTGKLAGKNVAVVTMPDVDGGLANTTVETLEKAGATVTTRVSLDGKLFQADQRQLIDQLSTELVTADVTFGKDSTTFERTGQILGRAIAAKEEGKTVDGDATKILGGLTGSKLFGLKPTPKQRASLVVVVAGKTPSPVPDTSAYDDAVDLAEGLDIASGGVVVAGAPDSAQNGGYVKDLRGDSDATKLVSSVDVATMPSGQATIVFALIEQAEGKAGQYGGVDAKNGVAPSAFQAKDN; encoded by the coding sequence GTGATCGACTTTCGCTATCACATCGTCTCGATCGTGGCGATCTTCTTCGCCCTCGGTGCCGGTGTGGTCCTGGGGGCGGGCCCGCTGAAGGGCACCGCGAGCCAGGTCGTGCAGGACCAGGCCCAAAGGGATCGCAATGCGCTCGAGAATGCGCGGGCGGAGCTGATCCAGGCCAAAGCGCTCGAGAAGTACCGCGACGACTACGTCACCAAGGTCACCGGCAGCATGACCACCGGCAAGCTCGCCGGTAAGAACGTCGCCGTCGTGACGATGCCCGACGTCGACGGTGGTCTGGCCAACACGACGGTCGAGACCCTGGAGAAGGCCGGCGCCACGGTCACCACCCGGGTCTCGCTGGACGGCAAGCTGTTCCAGGCCGACCAGCGCCAGCTGATCGACCAGCTCAGCACCGAGCTCGTCACCGCCGACGTCACCTTCGGCAAGGACAGCACCACCTTCGAGCGGACCGGCCAGATCCTCGGCCGGGCCATCGCGGCGAAGGAAGAGGGCAAGACCGTCGACGGTGACGCCACCAAGATCCTCGGTGGCCTGACCGGTTCGAAGCTCTTCGGTCTGAAGCCGACGCCGAAACAGCGCGCCAGCCTGGTTGTCGTAGTCGCGGGCAAGACCCCGAGCCCCGTGCCCGACACCTCGGCGTACGACGATGCCGTCGACCTCGCCGAGGGCCTCGACATCGCCAGCGGTGGTGTGGTCGTCGCCGGTGCGCCGGACAGCGCGCAGAACGGTGGCTACGTCAAGGACCTGCGCGGTGATTCCGATGCGACCAAGCTGGTCTCGTCCGTCGACGTCGCGACCATGCCGAGCGGCCAGGCCACGATCGTGTTCGCGCTGATCGAGCAGGCGGAGGGCAAGGCCGGGCAGTACGGCGGTGTCGACGCGAAGAACGGTGTCGCCCCGAGCGCCTTCCAGGCCAAGGACAACTGA
- a CDS encoding HAD-IIA family hydrolase: MSARGKDGQSPPPLSACDQPLSIRYDVALLDLDGVVYVGPDPVPGAPESLRKAAEAGIRLGYITNNASRPASVVAEHLSSFGLDVTGDDVVTSAQAAARLISQQYPAGAKVMVVGGEGLFAALDEYGMTAVRSSDEDPVAVVQGFHPEVNWVLLADGAHAINAGAKWFATNLDLTIPTAGGKAPGNGALVKAVREAVEVDPVVAGKPEPPLLLTSIERLKAEAPLMVGDRLDTDIAGAYAVGIPSLWVATGVNDAVDLAAAPKDQRPTYIGAGLSALVEKHPAVEVDGGMHSCEGWIAEVADGEVVVEGEGESYDGLRAILSAAWAEADENGKTPAVRAALTKVGLGKR; this comes from the coding sequence GTGAGCGCGCGCGGTAAGGACGGCCAGTCGCCGCCACCGCTGTCGGCCTGTGACCAGCCCCTTTCGATCCGGTACGACGTGGCGCTGCTCGATCTGGACGGCGTCGTGTACGTCGGGCCCGATCCGGTGCCGGGTGCGCCGGAGAGTCTGCGCAAAGCCGCCGAGGCCGGGATCCGCCTCGGCTACATCACGAACAACGCGAGCCGGCCGGCCAGCGTCGTCGCCGAGCACCTGAGCTCGTTCGGCCTCGACGTGACCGGGGATGACGTGGTCACGTCCGCGCAGGCGGCGGCCCGGCTGATCTCCCAGCAGTACCCGGCCGGCGCCAAGGTGATGGTCGTCGGTGGCGAAGGGCTGTTCGCGGCGCTGGACGAATACGGCATGACCGCCGTGCGCAGCAGCGACGAGGACCCGGTCGCCGTTGTGCAGGGCTTTCACCCGGAGGTCAACTGGGTGCTGCTCGCGGATGGCGCGCATGCGATCAACGCGGGCGCCAAGTGGTTCGCGACGAATCTCGACCTCACGATCCCGACCGCCGGCGGCAAGGCCCCTGGCAATGGGGCGCTGGTGAAGGCCGTGCGCGAGGCCGTGGAGGTCGATCCGGTCGTAGCCGGTAAGCCCGAGCCGCCCTTGCTGCTGACCAGCATCGAGCGGTTGAAGGCCGAGGCGCCGTTGATGGTGGGCGATCGCCTCGACACGGATATCGCCGGCGCGTACGCGGTCGGCATCCCCAGTTTGTGGGTCGCGACGGGCGTGAACGACGCGGTCGACCTGGCCGCCGCCCCGAAGGACCAGCGGCCGACGTACATCGGTGCCGGGTTGAGCGCGCTCGTGGAGAAGCACCCGGCCGTGGAGGTCGACGGCGGCATGCACTCGTGCGAGGGCTGGATCGCCGAGGTGGCCGACGGTGAGGTCGTGGTCGAGGGAGAGGGCGAGTCGTACGACGGACTGCGCGCGATCCTCTCCGCGGCCTGGGCGGAGGCGGACGAGAACGGCAAAACCCCGGCCGTGCGCGCCGCGCTGACCAAGGTTGGCCTGGGTAAACGGTGA
- the steA gene encoding putative cytokinetic ring protein SteA, with protein sequence MRLPTLRRTRPTELPGIHGVVRLDRRTKNLTKRLKPGEIAVIDHVDLDRVSAEALVDCKVAAVVNVADSISGRYPNLGPEILVEAGIPLVDGIGREVFSTLHEGEKVRLHEGVLYRGEDVLAKGASQDSETVAESMDDARAGLSTQLEAFTANTLEYLRRERDLLLDGVGVPEIHTPMDGRHVLIVVRGYDYRDDLVALRPYIREYRPVLIGVDGGADALVENGYAPDLIIGDMDSVTDDTLKSGAEVVVHAYRDGRAPGSDRLERLGVQSIEFPATGTSEDVAMLLADSKGASLIVAVGTHNSLVEFLDKGRSGMASTFITRLRVGAKLVDAKGVSRLYRSRVSTFQIIALITAGVFVLSVAMVSIDAHTILWSILRARWNDIVFGIQELFT encoded by the coding sequence ATGAGACTGCCCACCTTGAGACGTACGCGCCCAACCGAACTTCCCGGTATTCACGGAGTGGTCCGGCTGGATCGCCGTACCAAGAACCTCACCAAGCGCCTGAAGCCCGGCGAGATCGCGGTGATCGACCACGTCGACCTGGATCGGGTCAGTGCCGAGGCGCTGGTCGACTGCAAGGTCGCCGCGGTCGTCAACGTGGCCGACTCGATCAGCGGCCGCTATCCGAACCTCGGCCCCGAGATCCTGGTCGAGGCAGGGATCCCACTGGTCGACGGCATCGGCCGCGAGGTCTTCTCCACCCTGCACGAGGGCGAGAAGGTCCGGCTGCACGAAGGCGTGCTGTACCGCGGTGAGGACGTGCTCGCGAAGGGCGCCAGCCAGGACAGCGAGACCGTCGCCGAGTCGATGGACGACGCCCGCGCGGGTCTGTCCACGCAGCTCGAGGCCTTCACCGCCAACACCTTGGAGTACCTGCGCCGCGAGCGGGATCTGCTGCTCGACGGCGTCGGTGTGCCCGAGATCCACACCCCGATGGACGGTCGCCATGTGCTGATCGTCGTCCGGGGGTACGACTACCGCGACGACCTGGTGGCCCTCCGGCCGTACATTCGCGAGTACCGCCCGGTCCTGATCGGCGTTGACGGCGGTGCCGACGCGCTGGTCGAGAACGGGTATGCGCCGGACCTGATCATCGGCGATATGGACTCGGTCACCGACGACACTCTGAAAAGTGGTGCCGAGGTGGTCGTGCACGCCTATCGCGACGGTCGCGCGCCGGGTTCGGATCGGCTCGAGCGGCTCGGCGTGCAGTCGATCGAGTTCCCCGCGACGGGTACCAGTGAGGATGTCGCGATGTTGCTGGCCGACTCCAAGGGCGCGTCGCTGATCGTCGCGGTCGGCACGCACAACTCGCTGGTCGAGTTCCTGGACAAGGGCCGCTCCGGAATGGCCAGCACCTTCATCACCCGGCTGCGGGTGGGGGCGAAACTGGTCGACGCCAAGGGTGTCAGCCGCCTCTATCGCAGCCGTGTCTCTACGTTCCAGATCATCGCGCTGATCACGGCCGGCGTTTTCGTGCTCAGCGTCGCGATGGTGTCGATCGACGCGCACACGATCTTGTGGTCGATCCTCAGAGCGCGCTGGAACGACATCGTCTTCGGGATCCAGGAGTTGTTCACGTGA
- a CDS encoding phasin family protein translates to MVMDALRGYVQLANGLTEVTKQRAQAAAKALIQQTGAEQLTTGLTTKVSDLAEEIVATSKSNRQLLQAIVANEVEGAVAKLGFVRAEEVSALARRIESLEKELAAAEKPAMSTPPIKQAPAAKKAAPAKEAAAKKAPAKKAAAKKTAAKKTTAKKA, encoded by the coding sequence ATGGTGATGGATGCACTGCGCGGTTATGTTCAGCTCGCCAACGGCCTGACCGAGGTCACCAAGCAGCGTGCCCAGGCGGCCGCGAAGGCGCTGATCCAGCAGACCGGCGCCGAGCAGCTGACCACCGGACTGACCACGAAGGTGAGCGACCTCGCCGAAGAGATCGTGGCCACCAGCAAGAGCAATCGCCAGCTGCTGCAGGCGATCGTGGCCAACGAGGTCGAAGGTGCCGTGGCGAAGCTCGGTTTCGTGCGCGCCGAGGAGGTCTCCGCACTGGCTCGCCGGATCGAAAGCCTCGAGAAGGAGCTGGCCGCCGCGGAGAAGCCGGCCATGAGCACGCCGCCGATCAAGCAGGCTCCGGCCGCGAAGAAGGCCGCGCCGGCGAAGGAGGCCGCTGCCAAGAAGGCACCGGCGAAGAAGGCAGCCGCCAAGAAGACTGCCGCGAAGAAGACCACTGCCAAGAAGGCCTGA
- the recN gene encoding DNA repair protein RecN produces the protein MLSEIRITGLGVIEDATLDLDPGFTAVTGETGAGKTMVVTGVSMLLGGRADSGLVRHGVRRARVEGRATSVPKSLAQQTEDRGGELEDGELLIARELSSEGRSRAFLGGASVPVSVLADVSGDLVAIHGQADQWRLLQPIRQRETLDTFAGKPVLEPLAEYTAAYRRHREVESELTELTTRQRDRLAEADLLRFGLEEIAKAEPLPGEDLELAAEEERLAYADGLRTAATTAAGALAAEDLDATRPNDVLGLLSLAKQALDGEREHDPTLAGLADRVAELSYLAADLSGELSSYASDIDTDPARLSVVSERRALLTSLARKYGDADGTIDEVLEWSKRSAARLAELDGSDERVELLMAEQADLQTRLTELGHVIATARRDAAERLGKSVTGELAGLAMPHAQLTVDVHDSTPGPFGADEVEFCFAANPGSPARPLQKAASGGELSRVMLALEVILSDTHPVPTLVFDEIDAGIGGRAAVEVGKRLAKLAEKTQVIVVTHLPQVAAFADRHAVVLKSDDGSVTTSGLVALDDDARLKELSRMMAGLENSDAAQAHAEELLALAAERHGKGGKKRTKKNL, from the coding sequence ATGTTGTCCGAAATCCGGATCACCGGACTCGGGGTGATCGAGGACGCCACCTTGGACCTCGACCCTGGTTTCACCGCGGTCACCGGCGAGACCGGTGCGGGCAAGACGATGGTGGTGACCGGCGTGAGCATGTTGCTCGGCGGCCGGGCCGACAGCGGTCTGGTCCGGCACGGCGTACGGCGGGCCCGGGTCGAGGGGCGAGCCACTTCGGTGCCGAAATCCCTGGCCCAGCAGACCGAAGACCGCGGCGGTGAGCTGGAAGACGGCGAGCTGCTGATCGCGCGAGAGCTCTCGTCGGAGGGCAGATCCCGCGCGTTCTTGGGCGGCGCAAGCGTGCCCGTGAGTGTGCTCGCGGACGTCTCGGGCGATCTGGTCGCGATCCACGGCCAGGCGGACCAATGGCGTCTGCTGCAGCCGATTCGCCAGCGGGAAACGCTCGACACGTTTGCCGGCAAGCCCGTGCTCGAGCCCCTCGCCGAGTACACCGCGGCTTACCGAAGGCATCGCGAGGTCGAGTCCGAGTTGACCGAGCTCACCACCCGCCAGCGCGACCGGTTGGCCGAGGCAGACCTGCTGCGGTTCGGCCTGGAGGAGATCGCGAAGGCCGAGCCTCTACCCGGCGAAGACCTGGAGCTCGCCGCCGAGGAGGAGCGCCTCGCGTATGCGGACGGCCTGCGGACGGCGGCCACCACCGCGGCAGGCGCGCTCGCGGCCGAGGACCTCGACGCGACCCGGCCAAACGACGTGCTAGGCCTGCTTTCACTCGCAAAACAAGCCCTCGACGGCGAGCGCGAGCACGACCCGACCCTGGCGGGACTGGCCGATCGCGTGGCGGAGCTGAGTTATCTCGCGGCAGACCTGTCGGGCGAGCTCTCGTCGTACGCGTCGGACATTGATACCGATCCGGCCCGGCTGTCCGTGGTGAGCGAGCGGCGCGCGCTGCTGACGTCATTGGCCCGCAAGTACGGCGATGCCGACGGCACGATCGACGAGGTGCTGGAGTGGTCCAAGCGCTCCGCGGCACGTCTTGCCGAGCTCGACGGCAGCGACGAGCGGGTCGAGCTGCTGATGGCGGAACAGGCTGACCTGCAGACCCGGTTGACCGAGCTGGGCCACGTCATCGCGACCGCCCGGCGGGATGCGGCCGAGCGGCTCGGCAAGTCCGTGACCGGGGAGCTCGCCGGCCTGGCCATGCCGCATGCGCAGCTGACGGTCGACGTGCACGACAGTACGCCGGGACCGTTCGGCGCCGACGAGGTCGAGTTCTGCTTCGCGGCCAACCCTGGAAGCCCTGCGAGGCCGTTGCAGAAGGCGGCTTCGGGTGGTGAGTTGTCGCGCGTGATGCTGGCGCTCGAGGTCATCCTGTCGGACACGCATCCCGTGCCGACGCTGGTCTTCGACGAGATCGACGCGGGTATCGGCGGCCGCGCGGCCGTGGAGGTCGGCAAACGGCTCGCGAAGCTGGCCGAGAAGACCCAGGTCATCGTGGTCACGCACCTACCGCAGGTGGCAGCGTTCGCGGACCGTCACGCCGTTGTGCTGAAGAGTGACGACGGTTCGGTCACCACCAGCGGTCTGGTCGCGCTGGACGATGACGCCCGGCTGAAAGAGCTTTCCCGGATGATGGCAGGCCTGGAGAACTCCGATGCCGCCCAGGCGCATGCGGAGGAGTTGCTGGCCCTCGCGGCCGAGCGGCACGGCAAGGGCGGCAAGAAGCGAACTAAGAAGAATCTGTAG
- a CDS encoding DUF1015 domain-containing protein, producing MPESLNTPSPLPSGAPVSPGASDAQVSPDAHAASGAQVSRPLRLEPLRAWRFVAGRVSTLGAVTSPPYDVLEPALVRRLTDSDLHNMVRLILPRDQDLGPSRYDQAAVRLTDWQHAGVVVQDAKPALYVYEQRLGDAFLCGLIGALGLDPGGHVVLPHEDTMPNWVDDRFTLMEATDADLEPILLAYTGGGAASDAIDEARAGVPWLVADSENGATHTIWRIDSPTTLAAIAADLATREALIADGHHRYAAYLERNRREPDRPGTDLGLAMLVDHGRHPLTLDAIHRTVPGLSLETVLSRTPEGWRVVPGRQQDDAHRLSVFDGTSWLTLYRTDARTSPAAVAKPEVSLLHEELFPAWGVDPEPVGFHHRLADALAQATVATAVIELDPPRLDQVLSTAAHGARLPQKATSFGPKPRTGLLFRTL from the coding sequence ATGCCCGAGTCGCTCAACACGCCTTCGCCGCTGCCTTCCGGCGCGCCGGTGTCCCCGGGTGCTTCGGACGCCCAGGTGTCTCCGGACGCCCACGCTGCTTCGGGTGCGCAGGTGTCGAGGCCGTTGCGGCTGGAGCCGTTGCGGGCGTGGCGGTTCGTCGCCGGCCGGGTCAGCACGCTGGGCGCGGTGACCTCTCCGCCGTACGACGTCCTTGAACCCGCCCTGGTCCGGCGGCTGACTGATTCTGATCTCCACAACATGGTGCGGCTCATCCTTCCACGCGACCAGGACCTTGGCCCGAGCCGGTACGACCAGGCGGCCGTACGGCTGACCGACTGGCAGCACGCGGGCGTCGTCGTCCAGGACGCCAAGCCCGCGCTCTACGTCTACGAACAACGCCTCGGGGATGCCTTCCTGTGCGGCCTGATCGGTGCCCTCGGCCTCGACCCGGGCGGCCACGTGGTGCTCCCGCACGAGGACACGATGCCGAACTGGGTCGACGACCGGTTCACCCTGATGGAGGCCACCGACGCGGATCTCGAACCGATCCTGCTCGCCTACACCGGTGGAGGCGCCGCGAGTGACGCCATCGACGAGGCCCGCGCGGGCGTGCCGTGGCTGGTCGCGGACTCCGAGAACGGCGCCACCCACACGATCTGGCGGATCGACTCCCCCACGACGCTCGCCGCCATCGCCGCCGACCTGGCCACCCGCGAAGCCCTGATCGCCGACGGCCACCACCGATACGCGGCATACCTCGAACGCAACCGCCGCGAACCCGACCGCCCCGGCACCGACCTCGGCCTGGCCATGCTCGTCGACCACGGCCGCCACCCGCTCACCCTCGACGCCATCCACCGAACCGTGCCAGGCCTATCTCTGGAAACCGTGCTCTCCCGTACGCCCGAAGGATGGCGAGTGGTTCCGGGCCGCCAGCAGGACGACGCGCACCGCCTCTCGGTTTTCGACGGTACGTCGTGGCTGACGCTCTACCGCACCGACGCCCGTACGTCGCCCGCAGCCGTCGCCAAGCCCGAGGTATCCCTGCTCCACGAGGAGCTCTTCCCGGCGTGGGGCGTCGACCCCGAGCCAGTCGGCTTCCACCACCGCCTAGCCGACGCCCTTGCCCAAGCGACAGTCGCGACCGCCGTCATCGAACTCGACCCACCACGCCTGGACCAAGTCCTCTCCACCGCGGCCCACGGCGCCCGCCTCCCCCAAAAAGCAACCTCCTTCGGCCCCAAACCCCGCACCGGCCTCCTCTTCCGCACCCTCTAA